The DNA region AGTTGTTTACAGGCTTGGCAATCTCTAAGATGAAAAGCGATGTAAGTGGTAGTGGTGGCAGTAGTGATTTAGATTCGAATTTGGTGGGGATATATGGTAGTTATGTGGGTGAGCGGGGGCACTTTGTAGACGCGATTGTCAAATATGGGCGAATTGCCAATAGCAGCATCCATCACCAAGACGGGGTCAGTTATGCAGGCGATTACGCGACTCGCGGCTTAAATATGTCGCTTGAATATGGTTATCGTCAACAACTAGCTAAGGATTTTTATCTAGAACCGCAAGTAGAGTTAAACTATAATCGGGTTAATAGTAGTAGCTATACCATGACCGCTGATGGAACGGCAGGCGCACAGGTGCAAAACCAAGGCTTAGATTCTTTAATTGGCCGTTTGGGAATTAATGCTGGGCATAAAACAGAAAAGGGCAATGTCTATTTGAAATTATCCTGCCTACATGAATTTAAAGGCGATACAAATATGACGGCAAATTATAACGGTACGACGGTACAAAAGCAAACTTCGGGAAGTGATACTTGGCTAGAATATGGGCTAGGCTTTGATCAACGTTTGGCAAAAAATCAAAATTTATATGGTGAAATTACCCGTGCCGCCTTTGCCGATAAAATTAGCGACAAATGGAAAGCAAACTTAGGTTGGCGGATGAGTTTTTAAAATATTAGCCTGTTGGTAAGGGACAACTTTACCGACAGGCTAATATTTTTATCTTTTTAATTTGGGGATTGTATAAGGACGCAAAACATTTGTTAATCTAAAAAACAAATATCAGATAAAGAAACGGCAATTTTGAAAAAAATAGTGCGATTTTTCCAAAGTTGTGTTAAAATGAAGTATATTTAAAAATTTAGGGGGTTAGTCATGAGAAAAGTATTATTTAGCTTCTTACTCTGCAGCGTACTAATGTTAAGTGGGCTTGTAGGTAATGTACAGGCGGCCAACTTTGTTATGAGTCCAAAAGTTGTAGTGTTACCAATTGTTAGCGATATGCAAGAAATCCCAGAAGGGGTTAGTAGTCAAATTATGGATCGTATTATAGAAACTTTCCAATATCCTAAATATAACATGATCGCAGACGATTTTGTGATGCCAGTTTTGGATAAAGTTGACTATCAAAATGTTGTAAAAACACAAGGTTTAAATGAAGGCATGTTGAAAAACATTATGCTAGCAACTAACAGTGATATGGTCGTGGCTATTCATATTAAAAATATTGAGTCTGGTTATAGAACTGGTAAAGAAACTGATTATGCGACTTTAGCGGTAAAAATGGATATGATGACAGTATATTCTTGGCAAAACAAAGCTCTTGTAAAAAAAGTAAATGATGAATTAGAAACCGAATATGTTACAATTGTCAGAACTAACTGGCCAGCTAAAGAAGTAGGCAAAATTGTTTCTAGATATTTAGCTCAAGCAACAAAATAAGAAGAAATTAAAGCAGGCTGAGCAATCTGCCTGTTTTTTTTAAAGGAGGACAAGGTAATGTTTAAAAGATATCTACTTTTAGTAATGCTTTGTTTAACAATTTTTTCCTTAGTGCCTTTAACGACAAGTGCGGCAACACCACCAACGGCAGTGGGGAAATTAGGTGCGATTGAAGAGGAACTGTACGGTACGGAGCAAGCAGGAGCCTTGATTGAACGCGTAAGTCGGTTAGAATTTGACCTTTACTCGGAATCACACAGCCAACCGATTTTAGAGAGAATTGATCAAATGTATGTAGATGTAAAAGGCAATGAAGAAACTCATGCCCCAACATTTGTGTCACGGTTAAATGCGGTAGAATGGATGTTTACTAAAGCGATTACGAAGCGTCCGTCTAAGACTAGACTGGAAGAATTAGAGAAAATGATTGCGGGCGATGTTAGTGTGGGCGGTTTAATGGGCAGATTAAATGCTTTATTAGCGATGGTATATACGCAAGGCGATATTGCCGTAGAACATACTACTTTACCGAAAGATTCTTTAATTAAGGTATCTTTATTGCAAGAAGTGAACGGGAAATTGGCACGCGAGGGTGACATTATTCAATTTAGAGCAGAAGAAAATATCTTTGTTGGCAATTTGCTGATTGTACCCAAAGGTGCAACCGGTGAAGCGACGATTGTAAAAATTAAGCATGCTAGTAATTTTGGCCGCGATGGTCGCGTAGATATGGACTTTAAAGCCCTGTTGACAATTGATGGTACAATAGTGCCCTTGTACTTAGGTGAATTGGCTAAAAAAGCTACGGAATCACAAATTGCAGCAGCTGGGGCAAGCGCCGCAGGCATGTTGGTATTTGGACCAGTAGGCGCAATCGGTGGTTTGTTTGTGCATGGTAAGGAAGCAGTTATTCCAGCGGGCACAGTTTTTTATACACAAGTAAAAGAAGATGTAGCTTTAAATGGGTTGGTACGCAAGAACCAAACAGCTGATAGCTTAGATAAATTTATTGAACAAAATAAATAGACTAAATTAGTCAGAAAAAAAAGCAACCAAGGCAAAATAGCTATTTTGCCTTGGTTGCTTTTGTGTTAAAATATATTAGAATAGGTGTAGTGTCGGTAAATGGAGGAAAATTTATGGAAAAGATCGATTTAGGTAAAAAAATAGGGCAAATTCTAGTGGCAGGCTTAGTTTTGGGGCTGTGGGCAAACTCACCAGTTAATGCCAGCGAACTAGAAGAGCCACTGTTAAAATTGCACAAAGATGCACAAGGTAATTATTATCAAGTGCCCGAGACCAAAGCAACCACTGTTGAAGCAACGAATACAACAACTCAAGAAATAAAAAAGAAGAAAAAAAATAAAAAGCAAAAACAGGAACAAGTAGCTTTACCGACAACTGTCTATGCAGAAAATTTAACTTTTGACAATAAGACGGGTAATATTCAAGCAACTGGCAAGGTACAAGTAGTACGTGGTGGCGAGAGTATTATCACGGAAAAATTAGATGGTAACTATAACACCGGTGATTTGTGGTTACATGAAGGTGGACAATATCTAAGTCCTACCGCAGATTTAACTGCTGTTCAAGGTCAGTATAACTATAATGATAAAGTTGGCGCCATGCAAACGGTTAAAGGCAAAATAGATAAAGAATATATTACTTCCGAGCATGTTGATATTTATCCCGATCGGTACAAGGCAGGCAAAAGCACGATAACTCGCTGTAATGCGCATAAACCAGACTTTTATGCGAAAGCAGAGCGGGTAGATATTTTTCCTGGTAAAAAAATGATTGCCTATAATATGAAAGTGTATATTAAGGATCAGTTAATGTATACCCAAGAACGCTATGTTCAGGATATTACCCCTGGACAAGAAGATTCAATGTTTCCAACCATTCGCTATGACAATAAAGATGGCCTAGAGATTAAAAAACGCTTTACGAAATCCATAGGACATGAAGTAGAGGCTTTTTTTGATTTTGATTTATATACAGAATCGGGATTTAAACCAGTTGCGGGTGTGATTCATGATACCGATAATTATGCGGTACAGGTTTTAACTGGAGAGCAGCGCGATAGTGATAAAAATTGGATTACCAAAGAACCAGAGGCACGCTTTGATTATAAGACGAAAAAAATTGCGGATACTCATTTGAATTATAGTTTCTATGCACTGCATGGTAAGTGGGTAGATGATGATAAAAGTAGTTGGCATACTGATTTGGGCGTACGTTTATCTAGAGATCCGATTTACTTATCGCCTGATAAAAGCTGGTGGTTGAATCTAGGGACAGGTTATAGTCGCATCTTGGAAAGCTATGACCATTCAAAACGCAATGTGTTTACCGCTAACGGGGTATTTAATAAACGCTTTAATGAGCGATTGCAAGCCTGGACTGGATATTACTATACTAGTGACAAGAGTTCACTTTTTGACTATGATGACCCAGATATGAGTAAGGAAATTAGAACTGGTCTTAGTTATCAACTAACCGCTAGAGATGTGTTGAAAATTGAACATCGTTACGACGTGCAAAACAGTAATACTTATGATTTAGATTTCGCAATTGTTCATAATATGCACTGTATGGAATTAGAAATAGGTTATCGTCATAAACGCAATGAGTTTAATATGCATTGGCGGTTAGTAAATTGGTAAGGAGTGTAAATATGCAAGAAATAATACAACAACGAATAGCAGAACATATTAATGTAGCACAAGCCCTCTATCAACAGCAGGGGGAAAAAATAGAAGTTGCCGCGAGTGTTTTGGCGTGGGCCTTAAAAACCGGTAAAAAAGTTTTATTTTGTGGTAACGGTGGTAGTGCCGCAGATGCGCAACATTTAGCGGCAGAATTTGTGGGGCGTTATTTGTTAGAACGTGAGGGCTTACCGGCAATTGCTTTAACCACAGATACCTCGATTTTGACAGCAGTTGCTAATGATTATGATTTTGCCAATGTTTTTGCGCGCCAAGTGCAAGCCTTAGGCAATAATGGCGATGTTTTAATTGGGATTTCTACGTCGGGCAATAGTCCGAATGTGGTACGGGCGATCGAGGTTGCTAAAGCTAAAGGCATTGCGACAATTGGTTTTACTGGCCAAGGCGGTGGAAAGATGCGCGAATTATGCGATGTTTGTTTGGCCGTAGATAGCAAGGTAACTGCGCGTACGCAAGAGATGCATATTCTTATGGGGCATATTCTCTGTGAATTGTTAGATGGAGTTTTAATAAATCATGAAAAATAAAGAACGAGTTAATGAGTTTTTTAATAATGCAATAACTAAGCTTAAAATTGCAGTAATTGGGGATTTGATGCTCGATCGCTATTATTTTGGCGAAGTAAAACGAATTTCACCGGAAGCTCCAGTGCCAGTTAACCGCGTGCATCGCGAGAGTATGACTTTGGGTGGCGCAGGCAATGTAGCCAATAATTTGGCACAACTAGGCGTACAAGTTTTTGCGGCTGGATTAGTTGGGGCGGATAGCAACAAAGAACAGCTGTTAACTTTGATGCAGGCACAAAATATTGATACTACAGGCTTAATTGTCAGTCAAGAGCGACCGACAATTACTAAATTGCGAGTTATTGGTGGAAGTCAGCAAATGTTACGTCTGGACTTTGAACAAGCAGGGATTTTGAGCAATCAAGAACAGGTAGAACTCCAAGCTTGGCTCGACAAGTTGCTAGCACAAGGTTTGGATGCTGTGATTATTTCTGACTATGCTAAGGGGGTTTGTACCCCAGAACTATGTCAATATATTATAAAACAAGCTCATTATCAAAAAGTACCAGTGTTAGTAGATCCTAAAGGCAGTGATTGGCATAAATATGCTCAAGCTGATTATATAACTCCTAATGTTAAAGAAATGGGCGAATGTATTGGACTTGATTTAATAAATGAGGACGAAGCGATAATTCAAGCAGCCCAAGAAGCGATGTCTACCTACGCTGTGCGCAATATTGTGGTAACTCGCTCAGAAAAAGGGTTAACTTATGTAGGGCGGGGGCTTGTCTTAAGTGATCAGGCTACAGCGCGTGAGGTTTTTGATGTTTCAGGTGCGGGCGATACTATGGCCGCAACTTTTATGAGTGCAGTTGCAGGCAAATTAGTCTTAGAAGACTGTCTACAAGTAGCTAATTTAGCGGCAGGTGTAGTAGTTGGTAAAGTTGGGACGCAACCAATTATGCGGGCCGAATTGCTCGAAAGCTTGCAATTGGCCAATAACAATCCCATTTGCGCTAAAATTGCTAGTTGGGAACAAGCGCAATTATTGATTAAAAATTGGCAACAACAAGGTAAAAAGGTGATTTTTACAAACGGTTGTTTTGATATTCTCCACATTGGTCATGCCAACTATTTGGCACAAGCCCGTAATTTGGGCGATAAATTAGTTGTAGGCTTAAATGCAGATAGCTCTGTTCGGGCCTTAAAAGGGGCAACACGTCCTTTAGTGGATGAAGAAGCTCGTGCTGGTTTGCTAGCTAGCCTAGCTTGTGTGGATATGGTAGTGTTGTTTACTGAACAAACGCCAGAACAATTATTGAGCGTGCTTAGACCAGATGTATTGGTAAAAGGTGGCGATTATCAGCTAGAACAAGTATTAGGTCGCGAATATGTGCAAGAAGTGGCCTTGTTAGATTTTACCGAGGGTTACTCTACGAGTAATTTGGTAGAAAAAATAAGTAAATTAGCGAAAGAGGGTAAACTATAAATGATTATTGTAACTGGTGGAGCAGGCTTTATTGGCAGTAATTTAGTTTATGAATTGAACCAAAGAGGCGAGAGCCAAATTTTAATCGTTGATAACTTGACAAATGCGGCTAAATTTAAAAATTTAGTAGGCTTAAAAGCCGCCGACTATATCGATAAAGTGGAATTTCTTGAAAAAGTTCAAGCGGGCAAGTTTAATAGTGCTAATATCCGCGCTATTTTTCATCAAGGCGCTTGTTCTGATACAATGGAATACAATGGCAAATATATGTTGCAAAATAACTTTGAATATAGCAAGCAATTATTGCATTTTGCTTTAAATAAAAAAGTCCAATTTATTTATGCGTCTTCTGCTTCTACCTATGGTAATGGTGTAAATGGGTTTGTAGAAAAGCCAGAATGCGAACACGCCTTGAATGTGTATGCTTTTTCCAAATTGTTTTTTGATCGCTATGTGCAACAATTACAAGGGGTAAATAACCGTCAAATCGTCGGACTAAAATATTTTAATGTTTACGGACCACAAGAAAACCATAAAGGGCGGATGGCCTCAGTTGCATATCAATTTTATAACCAACTGAAAGCTGGCGATACTTTAAAACTTTTTGAAGGCGTAGATGGCTATGCTAATGGAGAACAACGCCGTGATTTTATTTATGTGAAAGATGTGGCTAAAGTTAACTTGTTCTTTTTGGATAATCCCCAAATTAGTGGGATCTATAATTGTGGAACAGGTAAAGCTCAAAGCTTTAATGATGTAGCCCAAGCCGTAATTAAGCATTTAGGGCGCGGAAAAATTGAATATATTCCTTTTCCAGAAGTCTTAAAGGGCAAATATCAAAGCTTTACGCAGGCAGATGCTAGTAAACTGTTAGCCGCAGGTTATACAGGTGGCTTTAGTGATGTCGCGACTGGGGTAGCGGAATATTGTCAGATTTTAGATCAGACTGAGGGGTATTACGCATGAGGAAAACGGTCTTTTTTGACCGCGATGGAGTTTTAAATGTAGAACGCAACTATCTCTATAAGATTGAAGAATTCCAGTGGCAAACGGATGCTGTGGCGGCAATTAAACTGTTGCAAGCACAGGATTATCGCATTATAGTTGTTACGAATCAAAGTGGTGTAGCGCGTGGCTATTATAATGAGGCTGATGTGAGCAAGTTGCATAACTATATGCAGGCTCAATTAGCGCTCCAACAAACTCGGATAGATGCCTTTTATTATTGTCCACATTTGCCTGATGCCAGTCGGGCAGAATATGCACAAGAGTGTGACTGTCGCAAACCAGGGCCGGGAATGATTTTAAAGGCCATGCAAGAACATGAGGTGCTTAAGGAGCAAAGTTTCTTAATTGGCGACAAAGAAAGTGATTTACAAGCTGCTCAAGCGGCAGGAATTCGCGGCTACCTATATCAACAAGGTAGTCTCCTAGAATTTGTGAAAAATGTGCTGGCGAAGGAAGCTGATTTAGGTAATGGGATATAAAAACATTTTAATAATAAAAACTAGCTCACTAGGCGATGTTATTCATGCTTTGCCTAGTGCGGTAGCTTTGCGCCGTTTATATCCGCAAGCAAAAATCAGCTGGCTGGTAAATCGGCCCTTTGCTGATATTATCATAGGGAACCCAGTTTTAGATGAGGTAATTATAATTGAACAACAGCGCTTTACGCGGGGCTCGCTATCAGAACGCTATGCCTATTTTAAAACTGTGCGCAAGGATTTAAAGTCGCGGCAATTCGATCTAGTGTTGGATTTACAAGGGCTGTTAAAAAGCAGTATTTTGGCGCTAATGACAGGTTGTAAGAATCGCTATGGCTATTGGGAATTGCGGGAGGGTAGTTGGTTAGTTAGCAAAGCTATTAAGGGTGAATACGCTTATGGGCATGTAATCCAACGCTATTTAGATGTGGTGCGTTATTTTGGTTCAGAAGTTGAACATCCAGAATTTGTTTTACCCAACCTCCAACCGGAGCATTTAAAAATTACGGCCTTGCTGCAAGCCAATGCAGTTCAGCCGGGTAATTTTATTGTAGTTGCCCCAGGTACAAGTTGGCCGTCGAAAGAATGGCCGTTAGAACACTATGTAGTTTTGATAAAAAAATTGCTGCGTAAAGGTTATCAAGTAGTGTTAGTAGGCGCTAAAGCAGACCAACCTAAGGCGGACTTTATTACTACACGCGTGAACAATGTTAATTTGGTGGATTTTACGGGCGCGACTAATTTACGGGAGTTAATGGCCTTATTTCAACAAGCTAGCTTATATGTCAGTGGCGACACGGGCCCACTACATATTGCTGTTGCTACTGGATTACCAGTCGTGGCAATGTATGGACCAACCAAGGCGGAACGGACAGGTCCGTATGGAATAAAAAGTCGGGTATTAACTAGTAAGATTTTATGCTCACCTTGCCGCAAACGGGAATGTACACCTTTAGTTTGTATGAGCAATATTTTACCAGAAGAAGTGTTCCAAGCTTGTGAAGATTTTCTCAAGCTTAAAAATATTAGTTTGGAGTGAAACCGTATGTTGCCTAGACAACCTCAAAAAATCTTAGTAACTTTTTTGATGCACTTAGGAGATTTACTCCTAACCACACCTTTTTTGGAAGTATTGCGACGTGCTTATCCAGAGGCGCAAATTGATTATTTGGTGGATAAAAAATTAGCGGGAGTAGTTCAAGAGAATAAACATGTAAGTCGTGTGTTAGAAATTGATAAAAAAGGTCAAGATAAAGGTGTAATGGCTTTATATCGTTACGCACAAAGATTAAGCCAAGAAAACTATGATTTAGTAATTAATCTACACCCTAACGAGCGCACCTCTTTTTTGACAGCCAACATTAAGGCAAAATGTAAAGTGGGCGCTTGTCATTTTCTGTTTCGACCATTTTATAATCAGGTGATTAAGCTTAAACGCCAACTGCACGCTGCTGATATGTATTTGCAAGTATTGCAGCAGTTAGGAATTACCCAAGATTTAACTAATCAAGGTTTGCAAATGCCTGTAAGTGAAGCGGCTTTGGCAGTAAGTGCGCAATTTTACCAACAAGCAGGTTTAAAGGTGCAGGAAAAATTGATTGGCTTAAATATTGGCAGTGCAGTACTAACTAAGCGCTGGGCGGGGGAACGTTTTGCGCAGGTAGCCGATAGCTTAAATGCGCAAGGGTATCGAGTAGTGTTTTTTGGTGGGACAATGGATGCTGAATTAGTTCAAGATGCAGTAAGTTATATGCACACTCAACCACTAATTGCGACGGGTAAGTTTTCTTTACAAGAGCTAGCCGCGGCAATGCAGCGATGTAGTTTGATTATCACTAATGATAGTGGGCCGATGCATGTAGCTATTAGCCAAAATGTACCGATTGTAGCGATGTATGGTCCGTCTAGCCCGAAACTCTATGGTCCGTATACGGAACGGGCGCTAATCGTAAGGGCAGAACCGCCTTGCTTAGACTGTGCGGGCGGAATGCGACATAAATGTGAAAAAATGGATTGTATGCGCAATCTGACCGTAGCTCAGGTTTTACAGGCCGCGCAAGAGATGCTAAGGAGTGAAGATAAGAGTGAATTATAGAATAACGCTAATGCTCTTTAGTGATAAAGCAGAGGAAATAATTCAAGCAAAAAAAATAAGTTGTTTACTGAGAGAAAAATTTTTAGAAGCTCACATAACTCTA from Succinispira mobilis DSM 6222 includes:
- a CDS encoding D-glycero-alpha-D-manno-heptose-1,7-bisphosphate 7-phosphatase: MRKTVFFDRDGVLNVERNYLYKIEEFQWQTDAVAAIKLLQAQDYRIIVVTNQSGVARGYYNEADVSKLHNYMQAQLALQQTRIDAFYYCPHLPDASRAEYAQECDCRKPGPGMILKAMQEHEVLKEQSFLIGDKESDLQAAQAAGIRGYLYQQGSLLEFVKNVLAKEADLGNGI
- the waaF gene encoding lipopolysaccharide heptosyltransferase II, whose product is MGYKNILIIKTSSLGDVIHALPSAVALRRLYPQAKISWLVNRPFADIIIGNPVLDEVIIIEQQRFTRGSLSERYAYFKTVRKDLKSRQFDLVLDLQGLLKSSILALMTGCKNRYGYWELREGSWLVSKAIKGEYAYGHVIQRYLDVVRYFGSEVEHPEFVLPNLQPEHLKITALLQANAVQPGNFIVVAPGTSWPSKEWPLEHYVVLIKKLLRKGYQVVLVGAKADQPKADFITTRVNNVNLVDFTGATNLRELMALFQQASLYVSGDTGPLHIAVATGLPVVAMYGPTKAERTGPYGIKSRVLTSKILCSPCRKRECTPLVCMSNILPEEVFQACEDFLKLKNISLE
- the rfaE1 gene encoding D-glycero-beta-D-manno-heptose-7-phosphate kinase; this encodes MKNKERVNEFFNNAITKLKIAVIGDLMLDRYYFGEVKRISPEAPVPVNRVHRESMTLGGAGNVANNLAQLGVQVFAAGLVGADSNKEQLLTLMQAQNIDTTGLIVSQERPTITKLRVIGGSQQMLRLDFEQAGILSNQEQVELQAWLDKLLAQGLDAVIISDYAKGVCTPELCQYIIKQAHYQKVPVLVDPKGSDWHKYAQADYITPNVKEMGECIGLDLINEDEAIIQAAQEAMSTYAVRNIVVTRSEKGLTYVGRGLVLSDQATAREVFDVSGAGDTMAATFMSAVAGKLVLEDCLQVANLAAGVVVGKVGTQPIMRAELLESLQLANNNPICAKIASWEQAQLLIKNWQQQGKKVIFTNGCFDILHIGHANYLAQARNLGDKLVVGLNADSSVRALKGATRPLVDEEARAGLLASLACVDMVVLFTEQTPEQLLSVLRPDVLVKGGDYQLEQVLGREYVQEVALLDFTEGYSTSNLVEKISKLAKEGKL
- the gmhA gene encoding D-sedoheptulose 7-phosphate isomerase, with the translated sequence MQEIIQQRIAEHINVAQALYQQQGEKIEVAASVLAWALKTGKKVLFCGNGGSAADAQHLAAEFVGRYLLEREGLPAIALTTDTSILTAVANDYDFANVFARQVQALGNNGDVLIGISTSGNSPNVVRAIEVAKAKGIATIGFTGQGGGKMRELCDVCLAVDSKVTARTQEMHILMGHILCELLDGVLINHEK
- the waaF gene encoding lipopolysaccharide heptosyltransferase II, whose product is MLPRQPQKILVTFLMHLGDLLLTTPFLEVLRRAYPEAQIDYLVDKKLAGVVQENKHVSRVLEIDKKGQDKGVMALYRYAQRLSQENYDLVINLHPNERTSFLTANIKAKCKVGACHFLFRPFYNQVIKLKRQLHAADMYLQVLQQLGITQDLTNQGLQMPVSEAALAVSAQFYQQAGLKVQEKLIGLNIGSAVLTKRWAGERFAQVADSLNAQGYRVVFFGGTMDAELVQDAVSYMHTQPLIATGKFSLQELAAAMQRCSLIITNDSGPMHVAISQNVPIVAMYGPSSPKLYGPYTERALIVRAEPPCLDCAGGMRHKCEKMDCMRNLTVAQVLQAAQEMLRSEDKSEL
- the rfaD gene encoding ADP-glyceromanno-heptose 6-epimerase, encoding MIIVTGGAGFIGSNLVYELNQRGESQILIVDNLTNAAKFKNLVGLKAADYIDKVEFLEKVQAGKFNSANIRAIFHQGACSDTMEYNGKYMLQNNFEYSKQLLHFALNKKVQFIYASSASTYGNGVNGFVEKPECEHALNVYAFSKLFFDRYVQQLQGVNNRQIVGLKYFNVYGPQENHKGRMASVAYQFYNQLKAGDTLKLFEGVDGYANGEQRRDFIYVKDVAKVNLFFLDNPQISGIYNCGTGKAQSFNDVAQAVIKHLGRGKIEYIPFPEVLKGKYQSFTQADASKLLAAGYTGGFSDVATGVAEYCQILDQTEGYYA